From the genome of Nicotiana sylvestris chromosome 1, ASM39365v2, whole genome shotgun sequence:
AAAAACTTCAAACCAAAGGTGAGGGTGGTGCATAAAATATCCGCATTCATGTATAGCCCGAGAAAGTACCGTAACTCATAAATTGTAAAATATCCGCATTCATGTATAGCCCGAGAAACTCATAAATTGTAAAATATCCGCATTCATGTATAGCCCGAGAAAGAACCGTAACTCATAGGATGTGATATAAATAATTTATCCTAATACAATAATTAGTGACTGCTTTGACAATTTATAGGTCACACCTATTAGTTAAACCAAAGATGAGAAAAGGCAAAAAAAGAAGATTGGTGGTTATAAGTGATGATGCCTATAATCATAACAATGAGTCATTGCATAAGTGGTCCTGCCTTTGTAATCTTATACTACATGAATAATCCAAAAATCAAACAAATCTACTGAACAAGAAAGTTCAACTTGCAGTAAAACTACTTTAATATCCACAACTAACTTTCCACTATCTCTACACCaacaaaatacataaaaaattacaataaaaaaacCAACTAAAAGGGGTGTTTGATTTTTTTCACCCTCATTATGACTCTAAATGAATAGGTAAAACTGCATTTTTAGATCCTTTTCCATGTCCAAATGAAAAAAATGATCTTTTAACTCTACTACTGCTTCCTTCTGAGGAACTAAAATCAATTACTTGCCTTTGTTGCTGTATAATCTCTTGAATTGCTACGTAAAGTTGTCGATCCGTCGCTGAATCCATTGAAAAAGATCTCCTTATAGGCTGAATTGTAAATTCATCATCTTTCTTTCTAATGTTAATGCATTCATCTCCCATACTTGTAACATGGCTAAAtttcttaccttttcttcttGAATTCACCCTTTCTTGATTTCTAACTAATGATGGATTTGTAGGAATTGGACTAATGTTTGATATTTCTATAACAACATAATTTTCATCTCTGAAATTTTCAAGATTTGGATCTTGAGGAGTGGAACTTGGAGCAATAATTGGATCCAAAGGGAACAAATTTGTAACAGTTGAAGAGATGCTATTTCTGCAAAGTGGACAATTTGCATTGTTTTGAAGCCAAACATCAATACAATCAATGTGGAAAATATGTGCACAACTTGGTATAATCCTTAGCTTCTCATTTTCTTGAaactcattcaaacaaacagcACATTCACAACTAGTTGTTGCATTTTCACCTAATGCACCatctttttcttcccttttcttgtAATTAAAGACAGGAATTGATCGAATTACTGATTCGTCTAGTCCTCGATTTTCCAACCCTGGTGTGTAAACCATTAAAGGGTCTTCAACACGTCGATTTCTAGAGAACGAAAATCGCCTTAGAAGATCAATCCGGTGCCAATTCAAGCAACATTTAATCACAAAAATGTAGTAGCTAACTAGTAAAATACCAGTTGCCAAAATACCAATAATAGCAACTGCTATAATAGGAAAGCCAGTATGATGAGAAGAAGAATGTAAAGGTGAACCAAAGATTGAAGCAGAAGTTGGAGGACTTTTCATGTGTGAAATAGATTCAATGTATTTTAGTCTCAACAGATCCATGAGatagtttttttttctcttaagaCAAAAGAGGGACAAATGGTTATGTTTGGATCTTGAATGCACATGAGCATGTTATGGAAGGTAAAgagaaaaatgtcaaaaaaattTGAAGGAACATAAGTTGAAGTTCCTATGAGAAAAGGGTAAAAGTATGAGAAAAAGAGTACATCAAATGAAAGCGTGAACATATTTATAAGTGTTTAGGGGTTGTATCTTAAGGTTTAAataactctttttatttttttgttaaagAAAACGAGGAGAAAAAGTCTGACTTTTGAGGTACGTAGGTGGTGAATGTTGTCTCTTTGCCTTCAATAAGAAAACTATAGTTGGCAAGTAAAT
Proteins encoded in this window:
- the LOC104247186 gene encoding RING-H2 finger protein ATL16 → MDLLRLKYIESISHMKSPPTSASIFGSPLHSSSHHTGFPIIAVAIIGILATGILLVSYYIFVIKCCLNWHRIDLLRRFSFSRNRRVEDPLMVYTPGLENRGLDESVIRSIPVFNYKKREEKDGALGENATTSCECAVCLNEFQENEKLRIIPSCAHIFHIDCIDVWLQNNANCPLCRNSISSTVTNLFPLDPIIAPSSTPQDPNLENFRDENYVVIEISNISPIPTNPSLVRNQERVNSRRKGKKFSHVTSMGDECINIRKKDDEFTIQPIRRSFSMDSATDRQLYVAIQEIIQQQRQVIDFSSSEGSSSRVKRSFFSFGHGKGSKNAVLPIHLES